In Achromobacter spanius, the following proteins share a genomic window:
- a CDS encoding Gfo/Idh/MocA family protein translates to MNLPPISDRKIRFALVGCGRISKNHIAALDQHSDRAELVEVCDTNPESLRNAVQATGARGFASLTELLQQGNADAVVLATPSGLHPWQAVEAAQAGRHVVSEKPMATRWEDGKRMVKACDEAGVRLFIVKQNRRNATLQLVKKAIDSGRFGRIFMVTVNVFWTRPQEYYDAARWRGKWEWDGGAFMNQASHYVDLLDWLIGPVESVYAYTATLARRIEAEDTGVAAVRWRHGAMGSINVTMLTYPQNLEGSITILGEKGTVRVGGVAVNRIDEWKFADEQADDAKIREANYETTSVYGFGHPLYYDNVIKTLRGECEPETDGREGLQSLALLTAIYRSARDGIRVPLPLD, encoded by the coding sequence ATGAATCTTCCTCCGATTAGCGATCGAAAGATCCGTTTTGCCCTGGTCGGCTGCGGACGCATTTCCAAGAATCACATTGCCGCCCTTGACCAGCATTCCGACCGAGCAGAACTGGTTGAGGTCTGCGACACGAATCCTGAGTCGTTGCGCAATGCGGTACAGGCGACAGGCGCCAGGGGCTTTGCCTCGCTGACGGAACTGCTGCAGCAGGGCAATGCCGACGCGGTGGTGCTGGCCACCCCCTCCGGACTGCATCCATGGCAGGCGGTGGAAGCCGCGCAAGCCGGACGCCACGTGGTGAGCGAAAAGCCCATGGCTACCCGCTGGGAAGACGGCAAGCGCATGGTCAAGGCGTGCGATGAGGCCGGGGTGCGTCTGTTCATCGTCAAGCAGAATCGCCGCAACGCGACACTGCAGTTGGTCAAGAAAGCGATCGATAGCGGCCGTTTCGGTCGCATTTTCATGGTGACGGTCAACGTTTTCTGGACACGCCCGCAAGAGTATTACGATGCGGCTCGCTGGCGCGGAAAATGGGAATGGGACGGCGGCGCCTTCATGAACCAAGCCAGCCATTATGTCGACCTGCTGGATTGGTTGATCGGCCCGGTGGAAAGTGTCTACGCCTACACCGCCACGCTTGCCCGCCGTATCGAGGCGGAAGATACGGGTGTCGCAGCAGTGCGCTGGCGACACGGCGCCATGGGCTCCATCAATGTCACCATGCTGACCTATCCGCAAAACCTGGAAGGTTCAATAACCATCCTGGGCGAAAAGGGCACGGTGCGCGTCGGCGGCGTGGCGGTCAATCGGATCGACGAGTGGAAATTCGCCGACGAGCAGGCCGATGACGCCAAGATCCGTGAAGCCAATTATGAAACCACCTCGGTATATGGCTTCGGCCATCCTCTCTATTACGACAACGTCATCAAGACCTTGCGCGGAGAATGTGAGCCTGAGACCGACGGCCGCGAAGGCCTGCAATCGCTGGCCCTGCTGACAGCCATCTACCGTTCAGCCCGCGACGGTATTCGTGTCCCCCTGCCACTGGATTGA
- the waaC gene encoding lipopolysaccharide heptosyltransferase I, protein MPTRILIVRTSSLGDLVHMLPAISDIARHVPDAEIDWIAEEAFAEIPSWHPAVNEVIKVAHRRWRKAWWSAQVRAERRALKERLRSEQYDIVLDMQALLKSAWLVRQTRGVRHGLDWRSAREPLASLFYNVRHRVEFWQPAVIRQRKLASLTFGYQYGGQPDFGLQAFARQATPGDVANPVHAVSADGLNATELPRLHHLDTDRGYAVIMPSASRDDKLWPEDDWRAVFRRLRDAGCSLKLLAGNDQEAERAGMLVAGMEDVEVMPRMDLTSVAQLLAGSRLMVGLDSGLTHLSAALGRPTIGIYRASTPVRTPLVGSNYTASLGDRGASPSREAVMASVEQALAAQ, encoded by the coding sequence ATGCCAACTCGCATTCTCATTGTCCGCACGTCGTCACTCGGCGATCTGGTGCATATGCTGCCCGCCATTTCCGACATCGCCCGCCATGTGCCGGACGCCGAAATCGACTGGATCGCCGAAGAGGCTTTCGCCGAAATCCCTAGCTGGCATCCCGCCGTGAACGAGGTCATCAAGGTGGCCCATCGCCGCTGGCGCAAGGCCTGGTGGTCGGCGCAGGTACGGGCGGAACGCCGGGCGCTCAAGGAGCGCCTGCGGTCCGAACAGTACGACATCGTGCTGGATATGCAAGCCCTGCTGAAGTCCGCGTGGCTGGTGCGCCAGACGCGCGGCGTGCGTCACGGGCTGGACTGGCGTTCGGCGCGCGAGCCGCTCGCATCGTTGTTCTATAACGTACGTCATCGGGTGGAATTCTGGCAGCCGGCCGTCATTCGCCAACGAAAGCTGGCGTCGCTGACATTTGGTTACCAGTACGGTGGGCAGCCGGATTTCGGCCTGCAGGCGTTTGCGCGCCAAGCCACCCCAGGCGACGTTGCCAACCCTGTCCACGCGGTATCCGCTGACGGGCTGAACGCTACCGAGCTGCCGCGCCTGCATCACCTGGATACCGACCGGGGTTACGCCGTGATCATGCCTTCGGCCAGCCGCGACGACAAACTCTGGCCCGAGGACGACTGGCGCGCGGTGTTCCGCCGCCTGCGCGATGCGGGCTGCTCGCTCAAGCTGCTGGCGGGCAACGACCAGGAGGCCGAGCGCGCCGGGATGCTGGTAGCTGGCATGGAGGACGTCGAGGTGATGCCCCGCATGGATCTGACGTCGGTGGCGCAATTGCTGGCCGGCTCGCGTTTGATGGTCGGCCTGGATAGCGGCCTGACGCACCTGTCAGCCGCGTTGGGCCGGCCAACCATCGGCATTTACCGCGCCTCCACCCCGGTTCGCACCCCGCTGGTCGGATCCAACTACACCGCCAGCCTGGGCGACCGGGGCGCGTCGCCATCGCGAGAAGCGGTGATGGCCTCGGTGGAACAGGCACTGGCCGCGCAGTGA
- a CDS encoding 3-deoxy-D-manno-octulosonic acid transferase — MNRCVYTLALRALAPLLWLWMARRAKRAGGQWQVFSRERFGHAIEPASSPPDFSWTAPVWMHAVSLGETRAAQPLVQALLDRGLPVLLTHMTATGRAEGQRLFADAISRGQLRQAWLPYDFPGATRRFMRGYQPRCGLLIEREIWPNLLAAARQAGVPMALVSARYSASSLRQATRMGSVMREALGGLDLVLAQTAEDAGRLTQAGAPTPLVTGNLKFDLVLPAAQVQAGREWRARIGRPVIAIASTREGEDAPFIDAIKRSGKGSGHPAGNPASDSASSPANNSVNNAAGILIDAPLFLLIPRHPQRFDDAARLLSEAGLPYVRRSADVDPAPETRVLLGDSLGEMAFYYAASDVAVVAGSFAPLGGQNLIEACAAGVPVIVGPHTFNFQQAAEDAIAAGAATRKADPAQATDAALAMLKDEAQRQEASRAARAWFELHAGATRRTMDALAPWLG, encoded by the coding sequence ATGAACCGCTGCGTCTACACGCTGGCACTGCGGGCGTTGGCCCCGCTGCTCTGGTTGTGGATGGCCCGACGCGCCAAACGCGCTGGCGGCCAGTGGCAGGTGTTTTCGCGTGAACGCTTTGGCCATGCGATCGAGCCGGCGTCATCCCCCCCCGATTTCAGTTGGACGGCGCCGGTATGGATGCATGCCGTCAGCCTGGGCGAAACCCGTGCCGCGCAACCGTTGGTGCAGGCCTTGCTGGACCGTGGCCTGCCGGTGCTGTTGACGCACATGACGGCGACCGGTCGCGCCGAGGGCCAGCGGCTGTTTGCCGACGCCATTTCCCGGGGGCAGTTGCGACAAGCTTGGCTGCCTTACGACTTTCCCGGCGCGACCCGGCGCTTCATGCGGGGCTATCAGCCTCGCTGCGGCCTGCTGATTGAACGCGAGATCTGGCCCAACCTGCTGGCGGCCGCGCGGCAAGCAGGGGTGCCGATGGCCCTGGTCAGTGCGCGGTACTCGGCATCGTCGCTGCGCCAGGCGACACGGATGGGTAGCGTGATGCGCGAAGCCTTGGGTGGCTTGGACCTGGTGCTGGCGCAGACGGCTGAAGACGCCGGTCGGTTGACGCAAGCGGGCGCGCCCACGCCCCTCGTGACCGGCAATCTGAAATTCGACTTGGTGCTGCCGGCGGCGCAGGTCCAGGCCGGCCGGGAATGGCGCGCGCGTATCGGTCGCCCGGTCATCGCCATTGCAAGCACCCGCGAAGGCGAGGACGCGCCATTCATCGACGCCATCAAGCGTTCCGGCAAAGGTTCCGGCCACCCCGCCGGCAATCCTGCCAGCGACTCCGCTAGCAGCCCCGCCAACAATTCCGTCAACAACGCCGCAGGCATCCTCATCGACGCGCCGCTGTTTCTGCTGATCCCGCGCCACCCGCAACGCTTTGACGATGCTGCGCGCCTGCTGAGCGAGGCGGGCTTGCCGTATGTCCGGCGCAGCGCTGACGTCGATCCGGCACCGGAAACCCGGGTGCTGCTTGGCGATAGCCTGGGTGAAATGGCCTTCTATTACGCCGCCTCGGACGTGGCCGTTGTGGCGGGCAGCTTTGCGCCGTTGGGCGGTCAGAACCTGATCGAGGCGTGTGCAGCGGGTGTGCCGGTCATCGTGGGACCGCACACGTTCAATTTTCAGCAGGCGGCGGAAGATGCGATTGCCGCGGGGGCGGCAACGCGCAAGGCTGATCCCGCACAGGCGACCGATGCGGCGTTGGCCATGCTGAAGGATGAGGCACAGCGCCAAGAAGCAAGCCGTGCCGCCCGCGCCTGGTTCGAGTTGCATGCGGGGGCAACGCGGCGGACGATGGATGCGCTGGCGCCCTGGCTGGGGTGA
- a CDS encoding type III pantothenate kinase, which produces MIILIDSGNSRLKVGWLDASNPDMPREPAAVAFDGLDLDALDGWLAALPRRPLRALGVNVAGEARGTAIAAILQKHGCAVTWSLSQATTLGLVNSYRVPTQLGADRWASLLGVLSRLPGAHPPFVLASFGTATTIDTVGPDNVFAGGLILPGPAMMRSALAHGTANLPIANGQVVAYPVDTHEAIASGIAAAQAGAVVRQWLAGRQRYGQTPQIYAAGGGWPEVHQEIERLLADAGGAFGAAHVPVYLDHPVLDGLAAVARATLDTHA; this is translated from the coding sequence ATGATTATTCTCATCGACTCCGGCAACAGCCGTCTCAAGGTGGGTTGGCTGGACGCCAGCAACCCCGACATGCCCCGCGAACCGGCGGCTGTCGCCTTCGACGGCCTGGATCTGGATGCGCTGGACGGCTGGCTGGCCGCCCTGCCGCGCCGTCCCCTGCGCGCGCTGGGCGTGAACGTGGCGGGCGAGGCGCGCGGCACGGCCATCGCCGCGATCCTGCAAAAACATGGCTGCGCGGTGACCTGGTCGCTGTCGCAGGCGACCACGCTGGGGCTGGTCAACAGTTACCGCGTACCGACGCAATTGGGCGCTGACCGCTGGGCCTCACTGCTGGGCGTGCTGTCGCGCCTGCCGGGCGCGCATCCGCCCTTCGTGCTGGCCAGCTTCGGCACCGCCACCACCATCGACACCGTCGGCCCTGACAACGTTTTCGCGGGCGGCCTGATCCTGCCCGGCCCCGCCATGATGCGCAGCGCGCTGGCCCACGGCACCGCCAACCTGCCGATAGCCAATGGCCAGGTCGTGGCCTACCCCGTCGATACGCACGAAGCCATCGCCTCGGGCATCGCCGCGGCCCAAGCCGGCGCGGTGGTGCGCCAATGGCTGGCGGGCCGCCAGCGCTATGGACAGACTCCGCAGATCTACGCGGCGGGCGGCGGCTGGCCTGAAGTGCATCAAGAGATTGAACGCTTGCTGGCCGACGCCGGCGGCGCATTCGGCGCGGCCCACGTGCCGGTGTACCTGGATCACCCCGTCCTGGATGGCCTGGCCGCGGTCGCGCGCGCCACCCTGGACACCCACGCCTGA
- a CDS encoding biotin--[acetyl-CoA-carboxylase] ligase, producing MPDHVCPIDLPAPEALARELGSRLPVFQDIAWTGDTGSTNADLLARARSGTGAGKPWLLGSHLQNAGRGRAGRPWQNQSGATLMFSCAYDVHLPAAQLPALSPLAGVAACEALRAVAGPRAHGLCMKWPNDVQWHDAKLAGVLVETTRNPGGREAGYTVVIGMGVNLTDAGELSRALGREVADWTQVQAESGRVASAADLVCASATAWLEAVQTLEREGFAAFRQRFNQVDALAGRPVNVLEKGDILLSGTACGVDEHGRLLVQTPEGATPISIGEISIRRQA from the coding sequence ATGCCCGATCACGTCTGCCCTATCGACCTGCCCGCGCCGGAAGCCCTGGCCCGGGAGCTAGGCTCGCGCCTGCCCGTATTCCAAGACATCGCCTGGACCGGCGACACCGGGTCGACCAACGCCGACCTGCTGGCGCGCGCCCGCTCGGGCACGGGGGCCGGTAAACCGTGGCTGCTGGGTTCCCACCTACAAAACGCCGGCCGTGGCCGCGCGGGGCGTCCCTGGCAAAACCAGTCTGGCGCCACGTTGATGTTTTCCTGCGCTTACGACGTCCATCTGCCTGCCGCGCAATTGCCCGCGCTGTCTCCCTTGGCCGGCGTGGCCGCCTGCGAGGCACTGCGCGCGGTGGCCGGCCCGCGTGCGCACGGCTTGTGCATGAAGTGGCCGAACGATGTGCAATGGCACGACGCCAAGCTGGCGGGCGTGCTGGTGGAAACCACCCGCAACCCGGGCGGCCGCGAAGCCGGCTACACCGTCGTCATCGGCATGGGCGTCAATCTGACCGACGCGGGCGAATTGTCTCGCGCGCTGGGCCGCGAGGTGGCCGACTGGACCCAGGTGCAAGCCGAATCAGGCCGCGTGGCCAGCGCCGCCGACCTGGTCTGCGCCAGCGCCACCGCCTGGCTGGAAGCCGTCCAGACCCTGGAACGCGAAGGCTTCGCCGCGTTCCGCCAGCGTTTCAACCAGGTCGACGCCTTGGCGGGCAGGCCGGTGAACGTGCTGGAGAAAGGCGATATCCTACTTAGCGGCACCGCCTGTGGCGTAGACGAACACGGGCGCCTGCTGGTGCAAACGCCCGAGGGCGCCACACCGATTTCGATCGGTGAAATTTCGATTCGACGCCAAGCATGA
- a CDS encoding MlaE family ABC transporter permease, with protein MPHSASSASAAVPFRQDGKVCHVAGDWSVLALAQAGEVERRRTAMARAAEEGVRWDLHGISRLDTIGALLIWQAWGEKLPERVRWSAGQQDVFNALALNKGEVQAAPSKPESWAWVRALGGAIFQAAENGRALLIMLGQLMLDLGSMLRRPRLGPWREISAQVYRTGAQALGITALVGFLIGVVLSYLSAQQLQMIGADRFIVRLLGVSIVRELGPVLAAILVAGRSGSAITAQIGVMRVTQELDAMRVMGISHGQRLILPRVLALAVTMPLLVLWTDAMAILGGMLAAQVQLGVSAQWFLASLPDAISLTNYWIGILKGVTFGILIALIACHFGLRIQPNTESLGRGTTTSVVTSITGVILLDALYAIIFSSVGI; from the coding sequence ATGCCGCATTCCGCTTCGTCCGCGTCCGCCGCCGTGCCTTTCCGTCAGGACGGCAAAGTTTGCCATGTGGCGGGCGACTGGAGCGTCCTGGCCCTGGCCCAGGCCGGCGAAGTCGAACGCCGGCGCACCGCAATGGCGCGGGCGGCTGAAGAGGGCGTGCGTTGGGACTTGCATGGCATCAGCCGGCTGGACACCATCGGCGCCTTGCTCATCTGGCAAGCGTGGGGCGAAAAGCTGCCCGAGCGCGTGCGCTGGTCGGCCGGCCAACAGGATGTGTTCAATGCGCTGGCCCTGAACAAGGGCGAGGTCCAGGCGGCGCCGTCCAAGCCCGAATCCTGGGCTTGGGTTCGCGCCCTGGGTGGCGCCATCTTCCAAGCCGCCGAGAACGGTCGGGCCCTGCTCATCATGCTGGGTCAATTGATGCTGGACCTGGGCAGCATGCTGCGCCGTCCGCGCCTGGGGCCATGGCGCGAGATCTCGGCGCAGGTGTATCGAACCGGGGCGCAGGCGCTGGGCATCACGGCGCTGGTGGGGTTTCTGATCGGCGTCGTGTTGTCGTATCTGTCGGCGCAGCAGTTGCAGATGATCGGTGCCGACCGCTTTATCGTGCGGCTGCTGGGCGTGTCCATCGTGCGTGAGCTTGGGCCCGTGCTGGCCGCCATTCTGGTGGCGGGCCGGTCGGGCTCGGCCATCACCGCGCAGATTGGCGTGATGCGGGTCACCCAGGAACTGGACGCCATGCGTGTCATGGGCATCTCGCATGGGCAACGGCTGATTCTGCCGCGCGTGCTGGCCTTGGCGGTAACCATGCCGCTGCTGGTCCTGTGGACGGACGCAATGGCGATCCTGGGCGGCATGCTGGCCGCGCAAGTGCAGCTGGGCGTGTCGGCGCAGTGGTTTTTGGCGTCACTGCCCGACGCCATCTCATTGACCAATTACTGGATCGGCATCCTGAAGGGCGTGACCTTCGGCATTCTGATTGCGCTGATCGCCTGCCACTTCGGCCTGCGCATCCAGCCCAATACCGAAAGCCTGGGGCGCGGCACGACAACGTCAGTGGTGACGTCGATTACCGGCGTGATACTGCTGGATGCGCTGTACGCCATTATTTTCAGCTCGGTGGGCATCTGA
- a CDS encoding ABC transporter ATP-binding protein codes for MNSALQHRLFTDDSITVEPVITVRGLRTAFGDHVVHDNLDLTVFPGEILVLVGGSGTGKTVLLRQIIGLDQPAAGSVKVLGHSLFDLTPGERRRLSYRWGMLFQAGALFSALSVFDNVALPLRELRTVPEDLVRDVVMCRLAMVGLTANDADKRPSDLSGGMVKRVALARALSLDPELLFLDEPTAGLDPLRSDEFVDLVRSLHRQLGFTVVMVTHDLDTLLALATRVAVLADKRVIVCDTVPEVLKVDHPFIHTFFLGERGLRALGDLAPKGLHHGKP; via the coding sequence ATGAACAGCGCCCTGCAACATCGATTGTTCACCGATGACAGCATCACGGTCGAACCCGTCATCACGGTGCGCGGCCTGCGTACCGCCTTTGGCGACCATGTGGTGCACGACAACCTTGACCTGACTGTCTTCCCGGGCGAAATCCTGGTGCTGGTGGGCGGCTCGGGCACGGGCAAGACGGTGTTGCTGCGGCAGATCATCGGCCTGGACCAGCCCGCCGCCGGTAGCGTGAAAGTGCTGGGGCATTCCTTGTTTGACCTGACGCCCGGCGAACGCCGGCGCCTGTCGTACCGGTGGGGCATGCTGTTTCAGGCGGGGGCGCTGTTCTCGGCCTTGTCCGTGTTCGACAATGTGGCCTTGCCGCTGCGCGAACTGCGCACGGTGCCGGAAGACCTGGTGCGCGACGTCGTCATGTGCCGGCTGGCCATGGTGGGGCTGACGGCCAATGATGCCGACAAGCGGCCGTCGGACCTGTCCGGCGGCATGGTCAAGCGGGTGGCGCTGGCACGCGCCTTGTCGCTGGACCCGGAATTGCTGTTCCTGGACGAGCCCACGGCGGGCCTGGACCCGCTGCGCTCGGACGAATTCGTGGACCTGGTGCGCAGCCTGCATCGGCAGTTGGGATTTACCGTCGTCATGGTGACGCACGATCTGGACACGCTGCTGGCGCTGGCCACCCGTGTGGCCGTGCTGGCGGACAAGCGGGTGATCGTGTGCGACACGGTGCCGGAAGTACTGAAGGTCGATCACCCGTTCATTCACACGTTCTTCCTGGGCGAACGCGGCTTGCGCGCGCTTGGGGATCTGGCGCCGAAGGGATTGCATCATGGAAAACCGTAG
- a CDS encoding MlaD family protein — protein sequence MENRSHALMAGIFTLVLLAAAVLVAVWIGRDRTQLQTYEIISATAVSGLNPQSAVRYQGVPVGKVQSLALNPNKPGQVRIRIGVAPNTPITESTWAELGVQGVTGMANVELRDDGTSLKRLASTAEHPAAIPLRPGFLDRIEQRGGKLISNVEEATEQLRRVLSEQNVQALTASLQNATDITQSLRQATRDLAPTMAKLGPLLDSLNTTSRQADRAAREIADLAQQARQAVARLNAPDGPLSVATRSLNDIALAAARLDGETLPAVTTMAGNVSAAARGAAVTLRRVDSTPQSFLFGPAPVAPGPGEAGFAGFGRQPK from the coding sequence ATGGAAAACCGTAGTCATGCGCTCATGGCCGGCATCTTCACGCTGGTCCTGCTGGCCGCCGCCGTGCTGGTGGCCGTCTGGATCGGCCGGGACCGGACCCAGCTGCAAACGTACGAAATCATCTCGGCCACGGCCGTCAGCGGCCTGAACCCGCAATCGGCCGTGCGTTACCAGGGCGTGCCGGTGGGCAAAGTGCAGTCGCTGGCGCTGAACCCCAACAAGCCGGGGCAGGTGCGCATCCGCATCGGCGTGGCCCCGAACACGCCGATTACCGAGTCGACCTGGGCCGAACTGGGCGTGCAGGGCGTGACGGGCATGGCCAACGTCGAGCTGCGCGACGACGGCACCTCGCTCAAGCGCCTGGCGTCCACGGCGGAACATCCCGCCGCCATTCCGCTGCGCCCGGGCTTTCTTGACCGCATCGAGCAACGCGGCGGCAAGCTGATTTCCAACGTGGAAGAAGCCACCGAGCAACTGCGCCGCGTGCTGAGCGAACAAAACGTGCAAGCGCTGACCGCCAGCCTGCAGAACGCCACCGACATCACGCAGTCATTGCGGCAAGCCACCCGCGACCTGGCACCCACGATGGCCAAGCTGGGCCCGCTGCTGGATTCGCTGAACACCACCTCGCGCCAGGCGGATCGCGCGGCGCGCGAGATTGCCGATCTGGCGCAGCAGGCTCGCCAGGCGGTGGCACGCCTGAACGCGCCCGATGGCCCCTTGTCAGTGGCCACGCGCAGCCTGAACGACATCGCGCTAGCCGCCGCGCGGCTGGATGGCGAGACCTTGCCCGCCGTGACCACCATGGCCGGCAACGTCAGCGCGGCCGCGCGCGGGGCGGCCGTGACCCTGCGCCGTGTCGACAGCACGCCGCAATCGTTCTTGTTCGGCCCGGCGCCTGTTGCGCCTGGGCCCGGCGAAGCCGGGTTCGCCGGTTTCGGGAGACAGCCCAAATGA
- a CDS encoding ABC-type transport auxiliary lipoprotein family protein — MLKMRSAVSMVTRTLTLTLALALAGCGIGRVPAPPSVFDLGLDARPALTLPARAPIALTFQASPALSDTGLIWRVGDSAAPKAYATYRWASAPSELVRQRITDRLSRQGPVLADRVNLQTPQLQVSLSQFEQVFSEDGQTSQGRILLQAVLVNGRSVVDQTRILVQAPAPTQDAEGGVAALRQATDEAADQLAQWLATTMTPATRTPAAMTPAAKAGD, encoded by the coding sequence ATGCTGAAGATGCGTAGCGCCGTTTCGATGGTGACCCGGACGTTGACCCTGACGTTGGCCCTGGCGCTTGCGGGTTGCGGCATTGGCCGCGTGCCCGCGCCGCCGTCCGTCTTCGACCTGGGGCTGGACGCCCGGCCAGCCCTTACCTTGCCGGCACGCGCTCCCATCGCGCTGACTTTCCAGGCGTCGCCCGCGTTGTCGGATACCGGCCTGATCTGGCGGGTGGGCGACAGCGCCGCGCCCAAGGCCTATGCCACCTACCGTTGGGCGTCGGCGCCGTCCGAGCTGGTGCGCCAGCGCATTACCGACCGCCTGTCGCGTCAGGGTCCCGTTCTGGCTGACCGCGTCAATCTTCAGACGCCGCAATTGCAGGTTTCCCTGTCGCAGTTCGAGCAGGTGTTTTCGGAAGACGGCCAGACCAGCCAGGGGCGCATCTTGCTGCAAGCGGTATTGGTCAATGGCCGGTCGGTAGTCGATCAAACCCGCATCCTGGTGCAGGCGCCCGCGCCCACGCAGGATGCCGAGGGCGGCGTGGCCGCGTTGCGACAAGCCACCGACGAGGCGGCCGACCAGTTGGCGCAATGGCTGGCCACCACGATGACGCCCGCCACGAGGACGCCGGCCGCGATGACGCCCGCCGCCAAAGCGGGCGATTAA
- a CDS encoding alpha/beta hydrolase codes for MSARTDTHAFTGAAGRIDCAVDWPAGTPRGWALVLHPHPLQGGARENKVVTTVSRACVQHGLVAVRPNFRGVGQSEGAFDKSVGETQDMLAVVAQMRELHPELADAPWVLAGFSFGTAVAAQTYAALAEAGDAALPSALMLLGPAVNRFQSHEVQVPDDTLMVHGEEDEVVPLSEAMDWARPRSIPVVVVPGASHFFHGKLLVLRQLVQARLKVALD; via the coding sequence ATGTCCGCACGCACTGATACCCACGCCTTCACCGGCGCCGCCGGCCGCATCGATTGCGCCGTCGACTGGCCTGCCGGCACGCCGCGAGGCTGGGCCCTGGTTCTGCACCCGCATCCCCTGCAAGGCGGTGCGCGCGAAAACAAGGTCGTCACGACCGTGTCGCGCGCCTGCGTGCAGCATGGCCTGGTGGCGGTGCGCCCCAACTTCCGTGGGGTGGGGCAGTCGGAAGGCGCGTTCGACAAGTCGGTGGGCGAAACGCAGGACATGCTGGCGGTGGTGGCGCAAATGCGCGAACTGCATCCTGAACTGGCCGATGCGCCCTGGGTGCTGGCCGGCTTTTCGTTCGGCACCGCCGTCGCCGCGCAAACCTACGCCGCGCTGGCCGAAGCGGGCGATGCGGCGTTGCCGTCCGCGCTGATGCTGTTGGGGCCGGCGGTCAACCGCTTTCAGTCGCACGAAGTGCAGGTGCCGGACGACACGCTGATGGTTCACGGTGAAGAAGACGAAGTGGTGCCGTTGTCCGAAGCGATGGATTGGGCGCGGCCGCGCTCGATTCCCGTGGTGGTGGTGCCGGGCGCATCCCACTTCTTCCATGGCAAGCTGCTGGTGCTGCGCCAGTTGGTGCAGGCGCGCTTGAAAGTCGCGCTGGATTGA
- a CDS encoding D-alanyl-D-alanine carboxypeptidase family protein → MKKLPYSVHSPVVFTRRLITGAVLSAMLAASMPAWSQQAPAATPAAAGTAAPAPTASGAVPVGDVSAVPAPTIAAKAWIVIDVNSGQTLAASNPDTKVEPASLTKIMTAYVVFNALEDKRLTLEQTVPVSEHAWRTGGSRMFIEPRKPVTVDELNQGMIVQSGNDASVALAEAVGGSESAFAALMNQEAQRLGMKNTHFMNSTGLPDPQHVTSTRDLATLSSHLITDHPDYFHYYKQKSYTYNKITQPNRNRLLWADPSVDGMKTGHTDSAGYCLVSTAVRGDRRILVVVVGTDSEATRAEESLKLLNWSFQNFDTVKLFDKSQPGIDARVWEGTADNVKLGPPNPVSIAVPRGKAGDLKPVAQRTDPLIAPLAKGQQVGTLQFTLDGKVLRTEPLVVQDAVERAGFFGRMVDTVKRWFQ, encoded by the coding sequence ATGAAGAAATTGCCTTATTCCGTTCACTCCCCCGTTGTCTTTACCCGTCGCCTGATCACAGGCGCTGTGTTGTCGGCGATGCTCGCGGCCTCGATGCCGGCCTGGTCGCAACAGGCGCCCGCCGCCACACCGGCCGCGGCCGGCACGGCGGCACCGGCGCCAACGGCCTCGGGCGCGGTGCCGGTGGGTGATGTGTCGGCGGTTCCGGCGCCTACCATCGCCGCCAAGGCATGGATCGTGATCGACGTGAACAGCGGCCAGACCTTGGCCGCGTCCAACCCCGACACGAAGGTCGAGCCGGCATCGCTGACCAAGATCATGACGGCCTACGTAGTGTTCAACGCGCTGGAAGATAAGCGCCTGACGCTGGAACAGACGGTGCCCGTGTCCGAGCACGCCTGGCGCACGGGCGGTTCGCGCATGTTCATCGAACCGCGCAAACCGGTGACTGTCGACGAGCTGAATCAAGGCATGATCGTGCAGTCCGGCAACGACGCCTCCGTGGCGCTGGCCGAAGCCGTGGGCGGCAGCGAATCGGCCTTCGCCGCGCTGATGAACCAGGAAGCCCAACGCCTGGGCATGAAGAACACCCACTTCATGAACTCGACCGGTCTGCCGGATCCGCAGCACGTGACCTCCACGCGCGACCTGGCCACGTTGTCGTCGCATCTGATCACCGATCATCCCGACTACTTCCACTACTACAAGCAGAAGAGCTACACGTACAACAAGATCACGCAGCCGAACCGCAACCGCCTGCTGTGGGCCGACCCGTCGGTGGACGGCATGAAGACCGGCCACACCGACTCGGCCGGCTACTGCCTGGTGTCGACCGCCGTGCGCGGCGACCGTCGCATCCTGGTGGTCGTGGTGGGCACGGATAGCGAAGCCACGCGCGCCGAAGAAAGCCTGAAGCTCTTGAACTGGAGCTTCCAGAACTTCGATACCGTGAAGCTGTTCGACAAGAGCCAACCCGGTATCGATGCGCGCGTCTGGGAAGGCACGGCCGACAACGTCAAGCTGGGTCCGCCGAACCCCGTGTCGATTGCGGTGCCGCGCGGCAAGGCCGGTGATTTGAAGCCGGTTGCGCAGCGCACTGATCCGCTGATCGCGCCGCTGGCCAAGGGCCAACAGGTGGGCACGCTGCAATTCACGCTGGATGGCAAGGTGCTGCGCACCGAACCGCTGGTCGTGCAGGATGCCGTTGAACGCGCGGGCTTCTTTGGCCGCATGGTCGACACCGTGAAGCGCTGGTTCCAATAA